Proteins from a genomic interval of Diaminobutyricimonas aerilata:
- the gyrA gene encoding DNA gyrase subunit A: protein MADETTPTTEGTPGDKIEQVDLQLEMQRSYLDYAMSVIVGRALPEVRDGLKPVHRRVIYAMYDGGYRPDRAFSKCSRVVGDVMGQFHPHGDSPIYDALVRLVQPWSLRYPLALGQGNFGSPGNDGAAAPRYTETKMAPLALEMVRDIGEDTVDFQDNYDGRTQEPTILPSRFPNLLVNGSVGIAVGMATNIPPHNLREVADAALWHLANPEAPREELLEAIMQRIKGPDFPTGAQILGVKGIHDAYRTGRGSITMRAVVNVEEIQGRTCLVVTELPYQVNPDNLAIKIADLVKDGRLGGIADIRDETSGRTGQRLVIVLKRDAVAKVVLNNLYKHTQLQENFGANMLAIVDGIPRTLPIDGFITHWVDHQIDVIVRRTRYRLNEAEARAHILRGYLKALDALDEVIALIRRSPAVDDARSGLIELLGIDELQANAILDLQLRRLAALERQKIIDEHDAIEAKIADLQDILDTPARQRAIVSEELTDIVTKFGDDRRTEIMFGFDGDVSVEDLIPEEEMVVTITRGGYIKRTRSDNYRSQRRGGKGVRGAALRADDVVEHFFVTTTHHWLLFFTNTGRVYRAKTYELPEGGRDAKGQHVANVLALQPDEQIAQVLDIRDYGVAQYLALATRGGLIKKTALREYDTNRTGGIIAINLREGDELVAAMLVDDDSDLLLVSRKGMSLRFTATDAALRPMGRSTSGVIGMHFRDGDELLSASVVSHTGYVFVVTEGGFAKRTAVDQYRVQGRGGLGIKVAKLEERRGDLAGALIVDEDDEVLVVLAGGKVVRSAVAEVPAKGRDTMGVVFARFDEDDRIIAVARNSERNLEVAIAEGETPENDAPAEDAESGKDLTGNE, encoded by the coding sequence ATGGCAGACGAGACCACCCCCACCACCGAGGGCACCCCGGGCGACAAGATCGAGCAGGTCGACCTGCAGCTCGAGATGCAGCGCTCCTACCTGGACTACGCGATGAGCGTCATCGTCGGGCGCGCGCTGCCCGAGGTGCGTGACGGCCTCAAGCCGGTGCACCGCCGCGTGATCTACGCGATGTACGACGGCGGCTACCGGCCCGATCGCGCGTTCTCGAAGTGCTCGCGTGTGGTCGGCGACGTCATGGGGCAGTTCCACCCGCACGGCGACTCCCCGATCTACGACGCGCTCGTGCGCCTCGTGCAGCCGTGGAGCCTCCGCTACCCGCTCGCGCTCGGGCAGGGCAACTTCGGGTCGCCCGGAAACGACGGCGCCGCGGCCCCGCGGTACACCGAGACGAAGATGGCCCCGCTCGCGCTCGAGATGGTGCGGGACATCGGCGAAGACACCGTCGACTTCCAGGACAACTACGACGGCCGCACTCAGGAGCCGACGATCCTGCCGAGCCGGTTCCCGAACCTGCTCGTCAACGGCTCGGTCGGCATCGCGGTTGGCATGGCCACCAACATCCCGCCGCACAACCTGCGTGAGGTCGCCGACGCGGCCCTCTGGCACCTCGCCAACCCCGAGGCGCCCCGCGAGGAGCTGCTCGAGGCGATCATGCAGCGGATCAAGGGACCGGACTTCCCGACCGGGGCCCAGATCCTCGGCGTGAAGGGCATCCACGACGCGTACCGCACCGGCCGCGGCTCGATCACGATGCGCGCGGTCGTCAACGTCGAGGAGATCCAGGGCCGCACCTGCCTCGTCGTCACCGAGCTGCCGTACCAGGTCAACCCCGACAACCTCGCGATCAAGATCGCCGACCTCGTCAAGGACGGACGACTCGGCGGCATCGCCGACATCCGCGACGAGACCTCTGGACGCACCGGTCAGCGCCTGGTCATCGTGCTCAAGCGCGACGCCGTCGCGAAGGTCGTGCTCAACAACCTGTACAAGCACACGCAGCTGCAGGAGAACTTCGGCGCGAACATGCTCGCGATCGTCGACGGCATCCCGCGCACCCTGCCGATCGACGGGTTCATCACGCACTGGGTCGACCACCAGATCGACGTCATCGTGCGCCGCACCCGGTACCGCCTCAACGAGGCCGAGGCCCGTGCCCACATCCTGCGCGGCTACCTCAAGGCGCTCGACGCCCTCGACGAGGTCATCGCCCTCATCCGCCGTTCGCCGGCCGTCGACGACGCCCGATCCGGCCTCATCGAGCTGCTCGGCATCGACGAGCTGCAGGCGAACGCGATCCTCGACCTGCAGCTGCGCCGCCTCGCCGCGCTCGAGCGTCAGAAGATCATCGACGAGCACGACGCGATCGAGGCGAAGATCGCCGACCTGCAGGACATCCTCGACACCCCGGCGCGTCAGCGCGCCATCGTGTCGGAGGAGCTCACCGACATCGTGACGAAGTTCGGCGACGACCGCCGCACCGAGATCATGTTCGGCTTCGACGGCGACGTGAGCGTCGAGGACCTCATCCCCGAAGAGGAGATGGTGGTCACGATCACCCGTGGCGGCTACATCAAGCGCACCCGCAGCGACAACTACCGCAGCCAGCGCCGCGGCGGCAAGGGCGTGCGCGGGGCCGCGCTGCGTGCGGACGACGTGGTGGAGCACTTCTTCGTCACCACCACGCACCACTGGCTGCTGTTCTTCACCAACACCGGCCGGGTCTACCGCGCCAAGACGTACGAACTGCCCGAGGGCGGTCGCGACGCGAAGGGTCAGCACGTCGCGAATGTGCTCGCCCTGCAGCCGGACGAGCAGATCGCACAGGTGCTCGACATCCGTGACTACGGCGTGGCACAGTACCTCGCCCTCGCGACCCGCGGCGGTCTCATCAAGAAGACCGCGCTACGCGAGTACGACACGAACCGCACCGGCGGCATCATCGCGATCAACCTGCGCGAGGGCGACGAGCTCGTCGCCGCGATGCTCGTGGACGACGACAGCGACCTGCTGCTCGTGTCGCGCAAGGGCATGTCGCTGCGCTTCACGGCGACGGATGCGGCGCTGCGCCCGATGGGCCGATCCACCTCCGGCGTCATCGGCATGCACTTCCGCGACGGCGACGAACTGCTCTCCGCCTCAGTCGTGTCGCACACCGGATACGTGTTCGTGGTGACCGAGGGCGGCTTCGCCAAGCGCACCGCCGTCGACCAGTACCGCGTGCAGGGCCGTGGCGGTCTGGGCATCAAGGTGGCCAAGCTCGAGGAGCGTCGCGGCGATCTCGCGGGCGCGCTCATCGTGGACGAGGACGACGAGGTGCTCGTGGTTCTCGCCGGAGGCAAGGTGGTACGCTCTGCCGTGGCCGAGGTCCCGGCCAAGGGTCGGGACACGATGGGGGTCGTGTTCGCCCGTTTCGACGAGGATGACCGCATCATCGCGGTCGCCCGGAACAGCGAACGCAACCTCGAAGTGGCGATCGCCGAGGGCGAGACCCCCGAGAACGACGCACCCGCTGAGGACGCGGAGAGCGGGAAGGACCTGACCGGCAATGAGTAG
- a CDS encoding DUF3566 domain-containing protein, with translation MSSVAEKLQRKSPRPASTKQVRLKLVYIDFWSAVKLSFLIALTLGIVLVVVAFLVWVVLNQTGIFTDLDGLLSDIIGDSFSLAESFSLAQVMTFALIIAVLNTVVGTALGAIASVLYNLSVRLTGGLLVGFTNS, from the coding sequence ATGAGTAGCGTCGCGGAGAAACTCCAGCGCAAGAGCCCGCGCCCGGCGAGCACGAAGCAGGTTCGCCTGAAGCTCGTCTACATCGACTTCTGGTCGGCGGTGAAGCTCTCGTTCCTGATCGCCCTCACGCTCGGGATCGTGCTCGTCGTCGTGGCCTTCCTGGTCTGGGTGGTGCTCAACCAGACGGGCATCTTCACTGACCTCGACGGCCTGCTGAGCGACATCATCGGCGACAGCTTCAGCCTCGCGGAGAGCTTCTCGCTCGCCCAGGTGATGACGTTCGCGCTCATCATCGCCGTGCTCAACACGGTGGTCGGCACGGCGCTCGGAGCGATCGCGAGCGTGCTGTACAACCTCAGCGTGCGCCTCACCGGCGGCCTGCTGGTCGGTTTCACCAACAGCTGA